A genomic window from Anthonomus grandis grandis chromosome 4, icAntGran1.3, whole genome shotgun sequence includes:
- the LOC126735243 gene encoding uncharacterized protein LOC126735243, which produces MSPMSPMDTPLRDVSINDNVDGSVLEKPSKQSEKQVDAVYIPPKVDQLTDEEEFSEDPENIENSQNGDIAGTFEIHTVRDEIYDESDEEDLATKRRKILEKKAVSYNPRRSWFHFIGDLDHSYRRIYLYPKKRNTFKNLGANWRVCVPLDIFFKFVVENLMDLIIQFSEKYAQDNNRHEFHLSREELLNFLGILILSGYHSLPQTYMYWSLDEDKTVHIVRDCMNRNKFRSIKRDLHFSDNNNLDKGHKYTKLRPFFDTMNEKFLQFDIFSFNFSIDGQMVPYFACRQALDISTNSFLMREQQRRTVILDLVRL; this is translated from the exons ATGTCTCCAATGTCTCCAATGGACACGCCTCTGCGGGATGTATCCATCAACGACAACGTAGATGGATCGGTTCTCGAGAAACCTTCCAAGCAAAGCGAGA AACAAGTCGACGCTGTCTACATTCCACCCAAGGTAGATCAACTCACAGACGAGGAAGAATTTTCAGAGGACCcggaaaatatcgaaaatagcCAGAATGGAGATATAGCGGGAACTTTCGAGATCCACACCGTTCGAGATGAGATTTACGATGAATCTGACGAAGAAGATTTGGCAACAAAACGCCGaaaaatcctagaaaaaaaagCGGTAAGTTACAACCCGAGGAGATCTTGGTTTCATTTCATTGGAGATCTGGATCATTCATACAGAAGAATTTACCTTTATCCAAAAAAGAGGAACACATTTAAGAACTTAGGGGCGAATTGGAGGGTTTGTGTACCGTtggacatttttttcaaatttgtcgTTGAGAATCTTATGGATTTGATTATccagttttcagaaaaatacgCACAAGACAATAACAGACACGAGTTTCATCTATCACGAGAAGAACTGCTGAATTTTCTTGGGATCCTAATTTTGTCTGGATATCACAGCTTACCCCAGACATATATGTATTGGTCTTTAGATGAGGACAAAACTGTGCATATTGTCAGAGACTGCATGAATAGGAATAAGTTCAGATCGATAAAGCGAGATCTACACTTTAGTGATAATAATAATCTGGATAAAGGACACAAGTACACAAAACTCCGCCCTTTTTTTGATACAATGAATGAAAAATTCTTACAGTTTgacattttttcatttaacttCTCTATTGATGGGCAAATGGTTCCTTATTTTGCATGCAGGCAAGCCT TGGATATTTCTACAAATTCATTCCTTATGCGGGAGCAGCAGAGAAGAACAGTGATATTGGACTTGGTGCGACTGTAG